ATTAGCAGCTGTTTTAGTTACCTTTGTTGGTTCTACTGTTGGCATCATATCAGGGTATTATGGAGGAGCTATAGATATTGTACTAATGAGAGTTGTAGACTTTTTCTATTCTATACCCTTTATCCCTTTTGTTATTGTATTGGCAGCCGTATTAAGCCCAAGCATTAAAAATATTATTCTAGCAGTAACTTTACTATCCTGGGGTACAGTGGCAAGGCTAGTCAGATCACAGGTATTATCCATATCTAAAAGACCTTTTATTAAGGCGGCTAAAGTAGCAGGTGCTGGAAATTTTAGAATTATGACTAAATACATTTTGCCTAATGTAATTCCTATAATATTGCTTGAAATGGCCTTCATGGTAAACTGGGCTATAATGGCAGAAGCAAGTGTAGCTTTTTTAGGATTTGGTGATCCAGATAAACCAAGTTGGGGGCAAATACTTCATATTAACTTTGTAACAGGAAACTCCAGAAATGCTTGGTGGTGGACTATACCCCCAGGATTATCTATAGTGCTACTGCTAATATCTATTTTCTTTGTAGCAAGGGCTTTAGAAGAAGTTATTGACCCTAGATTACGGAGGCGATGAGGATGAATTTATTAGAGGTTAAAAACTTAAACATAGAATATGTAACTCAAGAAGGAATTTTAAACGCTGTAGAAGACGTTTCATTTACATTAAAGCAGGGAGAAAGTCTTGGCCTAGTTGGAGAAAGCGGCTGTGGTAAAACTACCCTAGCTAAGTCAATCATGAGGCTTTTACCTAAAAACGGGAGAATTAGCAGTGGAGAAATGATATTTAAGGGAGAAGACATAGTTAAAAAAAACAATGAGGAGATAAGAAAACTACGTCTAAAAGAAATTGCAATGGTTTCCCAAAGTGCCATGAATGCATTAAATCCTGTATATACTGTGGGAGAACAGCTTATTGAAGGAATCCGCGCCCATAGTAACATGACCAAAGCAGAAGCTACTAAAAGGGCAGAGGAAGTATTTGAGATCATAGGACTTGAGGCAAAGCGTTTAAAGAGCTATCCACACCAAATGAGTGGAGGCATGAAGCAAAGAGCTATTATTGCTATGGCTTTAACTTTAAATCCTAGCTTGATTATAGCTGACGAACCAACGACTGCATTAGACGTAGTTGTACAAGATAAGATATTAAATCAAATTCTTCAAATTCAAAAACAAATTAATAGCTCAATGGTATTTATAACTCACGATATTTCTGTCGTTTCAGAAATATGCGATACAATTATAGTTATGTATGGTGGGAAGATTATGGAA
This genomic interval from Proteiniborus ethanoligenes contains the following:
- a CDS encoding ABC transporter permease; its protein translation is MNKVIKIFNKKKSASIKRNSQGIGGLFLKNLKRDKLALMGVVLLMFFLIIGVFSESIAPYEPRERHYNEDGKIRRLEPPSKNHWFGTTDVGRDVFTQVVLGTKTALIVGILAAVLVTFVGSTVGIISGYYGGAIDIVLMRVVDFFYSIPFIPFVIVLAAVLSPSIKNIILAVTLLSWGTVARLVRSQVLSISKRPFIKAAKVAGAGNFRIMTKYILPNVIPIILLEMAFMVNWAIMAEASVAFLGFGDPDKPSWGQILHINFVTGNSRNAWWWTIPPGLSIVLLLISIFFVARALEEVIDPRLRRR
- a CDS encoding ABC transporter ATP-binding protein, giving the protein MNLLEVKNLNIEYVTQEGILNAVEDVSFTLKQGESLGLVGESGCGKTTLAKSIMRLLPKNGRISSGEMIFKGEDIVKKNNEEIRKLRLKEIAMVSQSAMNALNPVYTVGEQLIEGIRAHSNMTKAEATKRAEEVFEIIGLEAKRLKSYPHQMSGGMKQRAIIAMALTLNPSLIIADEPTTALDVVVQDKILNQILQIQKQINSSMVFITHDISVVSEICDTIIVMYGGKIMEKSSTKTFFKAPYHPYSLGLQNAFPSILEISDELISIPGSPPNLMKEQKGCRFQARCPFRTELCQNELPKLKEVDKEHFVACHYTEDINTFRRKAKKRETWKHVQERLILEDRGDE